In one window of Ruminococcus hominis DNA:
- a CDS encoding helix-turn-helix domain-containing protein, which yields MDLKAVGQRIKSAREAKNLTQEELAALVNLSPTHVSVIERGLKVTKLDTFVAIANALDVSADTLLIDVVAHSVTGVTNELTEKIEKLPIKEQKKIIKVIHTLLEE from the coding sequence ATGGATTTGAAAGCAGTAGGACAGCGAATCAAATCGGCACGAGAAGCAAAAAATCTCACACAAGAGGAACTGGCTGCATTAGTAAATTTAAGCCCGACGCATGTGAGTGTAATAGAGAGAGGCTTGAAAGTTACAAAATTGGATACCTTTGTTGCAATTGCAAATGCGTTAGATGTTTCTGCAGATACTCTTTTAATTGATGTTGTGGCACATTCAGTTACAGGTGTTACAAATGAACTGACAGAAAAAATTGAAAAACTTCCAATCAAAGAACAGAAAAAAATCATCAAAGTAATTCACACATTATTGGAAGAGTGA
- a CDS encoding DUF6219 family protein, whose product MKSHKYWSLGALFCMLGCIYSGIKKIYDCT is encoded by the coding sequence ATGAAATCACATAAATACTGGTCCTTAGGCGCACTTTTCTGTATGTTGGGATGCATTTATTCTGGAATCAAAAAAATCTATGACTGCACATAA
- a CDS encoding DNA-binding protein encodes MKKALTRKQEESYQCILRYTNEHGYPPTIREFGKLIGVKSTSSAFSRIKQLELNGYIRRIPASPRAIEIL; translated from the coding sequence TTGAAAAAAGCATTAACCAGAAAACAGGAAGAAAGTTATCAGTGTATTTTACGATATACCAATGAACATGGATATCCACCGACAATACGGGAATTTGGAAAATTGATCGGGGTGAAATCAACATCATCAGCATTTTCCAGAATCAAGCAGTTGGAGTTAAATGGATATATCCGCAGAATCCCGGCATCGCCAAGAGCAATTGAGATTTTATAG
- the dinB gene encoding DNA polymerase IV, translated as MSERVILHSDMNCFYASVEMLHHPEFAGMPLAVGGDPEARHGIVLTANYIAKQKGVKTGMALWQAKQICPEIIFVPPRMDLYLRFSKMAREIYSEYTDKIEPYGIDEAWLDVSDSRNLKGSGMTIAREISHRIKYELGVTVSIGISWNKIYAKLGSDYKKPDAITEFNRENYKDRIWQLPASDLLYVGRQTNKKLQKLGIRTIGQLAESDEKLLESHFGKIGNVLWAFANGWDEDPVCKEGYEAPVKSIGNSTTTPRDLENDLDVWIIQIALAESVAARLRKHGFKCKTVEITVRDNRLYSFSRQIHLRQPTNITNEIVTAAFQLFKDNYKWEHPIRSLGIRAADLVLDDIPVQLDLFGNQEKKEKLEKLDRTVDEIRRRFGYFSIQRAAMYQDKVLSHLDAGTHTIHPHSYFHG; from the coding sequence TTGAGTGAGCGTGTGATCCTGCATAGTGATATGAACTGTTTTTATGCCAGTGTAGAAATGCTGCATCATCCGGAATTTGCCGGAATGCCGCTGGCAGTCGGTGGCGATCCGGAAGCCAGACATGGGATTGTGCTGACAGCAAATTATATTGCAAAGCAAAAAGGTGTAAAGACCGGAATGGCATTATGGCAGGCAAAACAGATTTGTCCGGAAATCATATTTGTACCACCACGGATGGATTTGTATTTGAGATTTTCAAAGATGGCAAGAGAAATCTATTCGGAGTATACGGACAAGATTGAGCCATATGGAATTGATGAAGCCTGGCTGGATGTATCGGACAGCAGAAATCTGAAAGGAAGCGGAATGACGATTGCAAGAGAAATCAGCCATCGGATTAAATACGAACTGGGTGTAACGGTAAGTATTGGAATTTCCTGGAATAAGATTTATGCGAAACTTGGTTCAGATTATAAAAAGCCGGATGCAATCACAGAGTTTAATCGAGAAAATTATAAAGACAGGATATGGCAGCTTCCAGCGTCAGATTTGCTTTATGTCGGAAGACAGACAAATAAGAAATTGCAAAAACTTGGAATCCGGACAATCGGGCAACTTGCGGAATCAGACGAAAAGTTGTTAGAGAGTCATTTTGGAAAAATAGGAAATGTATTATGGGCTTTCGCAAATGGCTGGGATGAAGATCCGGTTTGCAAGGAAGGATATGAAGCACCAGTAAAGTCGATAGGTAATAGCACTACAACACCGAGAGATCTGGAAAATGATCTGGATGTCTGGATCATTCAAATAGCATTGGCAGAAAGTGTAGCTGCACGATTGCGGAAACATGGATTTAAATGCAAAACAGTAGAAATTACAGTTCGAGATAATCGATTGTATAGTTTTTCCAGACAGATACATTTACGACAGCCAACGAATATTACAAACGAGATTGTAACTGCAGCATTTCAGCTATTTAAAGATAATTACAAATGGGAACATCCCATTAGAAGCCTGGGAATCCGAGCTGCGGATCTTGTGTTAGATGATATTCCCGTGCAGTTGGATTTATTTGGAAATCAGGAGAAAAAGGAAAAGTTAGAGAAGCTGGATCGTACTGTAGATGAGATCAGACGACGGTTTGGTTATTTCAGTATACAGCGAGCGGCAATGTATCAGGATAAAGTCTTATCCCACTTAGACGCTGGTACGCACACGATCCATCCACATAGTTATTTCCATGGGTAA
- a CDS encoding helix-turn-helix domain-containing protein: protein MRDFGEILAENRKKKGYSQSDLVDLLSQEGIQVTTKAISKWETNAREPALHVFLTLCQLLDIEDIYESFFGENPYNIMSGLNEEGRNKLIEFADILKASKKFSPLSAKIIPFHHPVEITWEPVSAGTGNYLEDSVKETYDVGHLAPEQTDFGVRISGDSMEPLYHTDDVAWIQKKDSLANGEIGIFYLNGNTYIKELHDEPDGVYLISLNQKYRPIQVLESDSFKIFGKVIGKCKGAEIPGFH, encoded by the coding sequence ATGCGTGATTTCGGGGAAATATTAGCAGAAAATAGAAAAAAGAAAGGATACTCTCAATCAGATCTGGTAGACCTGCTTTCTCAGGAAGGTATTCAGGTCACTACAAAAGCAATCTCCAAATGGGAGACCAATGCACGAGAACCAGCTTTACATGTTTTCCTGACACTTTGCCAGTTACTTGATATCGAAGATATATATGAATCCTTCTTTGGAGAAAACCCATATAACATTATGAGTGGATTGAATGAAGAAGGCAGAAATAAATTGATTGAATTTGCTGATATTTTGAAAGCTTCTAAAAAGTTTTCTCCACTGTCTGCAAAAATTATCCCATTCCATCATCCTGTAGAAATTACCTGGGAACCAGTTTCTGCTGGTACTGGAAATTACCTGGAGGATTCTGTAAAAGAAACCTATGATGTAGGACACCTTGCTCCTGAGCAGACTGACTTTGGTGTACGGATTTCCGGTGACAGTATGGAGCCACTTTATCATACAGACGATGTTGCATGGATTCAGAAAAAAGATTCTCTTGCTAATGGTGAAATTGGAATCTTCTATCTCAACGGCAATACTTACATCAAGGAATTACACGATGAGCCAGATGGTGTTTATCTGATTTCTTTAAATCAAAAATATCGTCCTATCCAGGTTTTGGAATCTGACTCTTTTAAGATTTTTGGAAAAGTAATCGGGAAATGCAAAGGTGCAGAAATTCCGGGATTTCATTAG
- a CDS encoding helix-turn-helix transcriptional regulator has translation MAINNTLKDIREERNLIQADLAEAIGSCSQTIGRIERGERNPSLEIAIRLAHYLKVPVEDIFQVED, from the coding sequence ATGGCAATCAATAATACACTAAAAGATATTCGTGAAGAACGGAATCTCATTCAAGCAGATTTGGCTGAAGCCATAGGTTCCTGCAGCCAGACTATAGGCCGCATCGAACGTGGAGAACGTAATCCCTCTCTTGAGATTGCAATCCGGCTGGCACATTACCTGAAAGTGCCTGTAGAAGATATTTTTCAGGTTGAAGACTGA
- a CDS encoding flavodoxin family protein, whose product MRTAIVYASVHHGNTEKLVKRIAEECQVDLIDAVKQPDADLSSYDMIGFASGIYFSKFHQSILEFAEKNLPDDKKIFLICTYGGSANYKTIEQILDKRHASVVGKFGCKGYDTFGPFKLVGGIAKDHPNEEDMKNAADFVKGLH is encoded by the coding sequence ATGAGAACAGCGATAGTATACGCATCTGTGCATCATGGAAATACAGAAAAATTAGTAAAGAGGATCGCAGAAGAATGTCAGGTGGATTTGATTGATGCTGTGAAACAGCCAGATGCAGACCTGAGCAGTTATGATATGATTGGGTTTGCATCAGGAATCTATTTTTCAAAGTTTCATCAGTCGATATTGGAATTTGCAGAGAAGAATCTACCGGACGACAAAAAGATATTTCTGATCTGTACTTATGGCGGGAGTGCGAATTATAAAACCATAGAGCAGATTTTGGATAAAAGACATGCCAGTGTGGTTGGAAAATTTGGTTGTAAAGGGTATGACACATTCGGACCATTTAAACTGGTTGGAGGTATTGCTAAAGACCATCCGAATGAAGAAGATATGAAAAACGCAGCGGATTTCGTAAAAGGATTACACTGA
- a CDS encoding MmcQ/YjbR family DNA-binding protein — protein sequence MKKEEIFEYVQKQYGTMPEYLWSKLSDSAVLRHKNGKWYAVIMTVEKSKLGLEGNDLVDIMDVKCNPEMTSMIIQTYGFLPGYHMDKQHWITILLDGSVSEAKILDFLDMSYDLIDGADGKEEK from the coding sequence GTGAAGAAAGAAGAAATTTTTGAATATGTGCAGAAACAGTATGGCACAATGCCGGAATATTTATGGAGTAAACTATCGGACAGTGCAGTACTTCGACATAAAAATGGAAAATGGTATGCAGTGATCATGACGGTTGAAAAATCGAAACTGGGATTAGAGGGAAATGATCTGGTTGACATTATGGATGTAAAGTGCAATCCAGAAATGACCAGCATGATTATTCAGACTTATGGATTTTTACCAGGATACCATATGGATAAACAGCACTGGATCACGATTTTACTGGATGGTTCAGTCAGTGAAGCGAAGATATTGGACTTTTTGGATATGAGCTATGACCTGATTGACGGAGCAGACGGAAAGGAAGAAAAATGA
- a CDS encoding MobC family plasmid mobilization relaxosome protein translates to MAERKRNKEIHFYVTEEERKLIRRKMIESKTKNMGAYLRKMAIDGYIVNTDTTPLKKQYEEMHKIGVNINQIAKKVNTTGDLYPEEMQELKEMVKELWRILRSSPLK, encoded by the coding sequence ATGGCTGAAAGAAAGAGAAACAAAGAAATCCATTTCTATGTCACCGAAGAAGAACGAAAGCTAATCCGCAGGAAGATGATAGAATCAAAGACAAAAAACATGGGAGCTTATCTGCGCAAAATGGCAATCGACGGTTACATCGTCAACACAGATACCACTCCACTTAAGAAACAGTATGAGGAAATGCACAAGATTGGTGTAAATATCAACCAGATTGCAAAAAAGGTAAATACCACCGGAGATCTATATCCAGAAGAAATGCAAGAATTGAAAGAGATGGTGAAAGAATTATGGCGTATCTTAAGATCTTCCCCATTAAAGTAA
- a CDS encoding relaxase/mobilization nuclease domain-containing protein: MAYLKIFPIKVTDKKALDYITNPDKTDEKLLVSSFGCSPETADLEFALTREAAKKNVMDKGDNLAFHLIQSFKPGEVNAETAHRLGQQFADEVLKGKYEYVISTHVDKNHIHNHIIFNAASFVDHHKYVSNKRSYHKLCRISNRICHENGLVTSMPTGEKGKSYKENMEYHRGTSWKAKLRVAVDKAIWTSINYEEFLQKMQLAGYEVRQGKHLSFRAPEQKNFTYIKSLGNYYSEENVRIRLAKNRNKVKTPRHLSREARLYINISTYVTTGNREGFERWAKLNNLKEAARTFNYLSENNLLNYEDFQQHVSDIEASVKAADQKIVEISNELTTQKVIQKHCDSYRLCRKVIEDCKFSKNPKAYRTKHQTEYQLHDSLKKELQDLGVTKIPSSNKIQKRIENLESEQDATVREKQELQKKQKTLEIIQQNFTALLDAPEISSDLLQAKRESVSVTRDK; this comes from the coding sequence ATGGCGTATCTTAAGATCTTCCCCATTAAAGTAACAGACAAGAAAGCTCTGGACTACATCACGAATCCAGATAAAACAGATGAAAAACTGTTAGTTTCCAGTTTTGGCTGTTCCCCGGAAACTGCGGATTTGGAATTTGCTCTCACCAGAGAAGCAGCAAAAAAGAACGTAATGGACAAAGGCGATAACCTGGCATTTCATCTGATCCAGTCATTTAAACCTGGAGAAGTTAATGCCGAAACTGCCCATCGCTTAGGTCAACAATTTGCTGACGAAGTGCTGAAAGGAAAATATGAGTACGTGATCAGCACACACGTTGACAAAAATCATATTCACAATCATATCATCTTCAACGCTGCAAGCTTTGTTGATCATCACAAGTATGTTTCCAATAAGCGGAGCTACCACAAACTCTGCAGAATCAGTAATCGTATCTGCCATGAAAATGGACTTGTCACCAGTATGCCAACCGGAGAAAAAGGTAAAAGCTATAAAGAGAACATGGAATACCATCGTGGCACCAGCTGGAAAGCCAAACTGCGTGTCGCAGTTGATAAAGCAATCTGGACTTCCATCAACTATGAGGAATTCCTACAAAAGATGCAGTTAGCAGGATATGAAGTTCGACAGGGAAAACATTTATCCTTCCGTGCACCGGAGCAGAAAAACTTTACTTATATAAAATCTCTTGGAAACTATTATTCAGAAGAAAATGTCCGCATCCGTCTGGCTAAAAATCGTAACAAAGTAAAAACTCCAAGGCATCTGTCCAGAGAAGCTCGCCTGTATATCAATATTTCCACCTATGTAACAACAGGCAATCGTGAAGGATTTGAACGATGGGCAAAACTCAATAACCTGAAAGAAGCGGCTCGTACCTTCAACTATCTTTCTGAAAATAACCTGCTGAATTATGAAGATTTCCAGCAGCATGTTTCTGACATTGAAGCTTCTGTTAAAGCTGCCGATCAGAAGATAGTGGAAATCAGCAATGAACTGACTACACAGAAAGTCATCCAGAAACACTGTGATTCTTACCGTCTCTGCCGTAAAGTGATTGAAGATTGCAAATTTTCTAAAAATCCAAAAGCATACCGGACCAAGCATCAGACAGAATACCAGCTCCACGATTCACTAAAAAAAGAGCTTCAGGATCTCGGTGTCACCAAAATCCCAAGCTCTAATAAAATCCAGAAGCGGATTGAAAATCTTGAATCTGAACAGGATGCTACTGTCCGGGAAAAACAGGAATTGCAGAAAAAGCAGAAAACCCTAGAGATCATTCAGCAAAATTTCACTGCACTGCTCGATGCTCCTGAGATCAGTTCTGACTTACTTCAGGCAAAACGGGAATCTGTTTCTGTCACAAGAGATAAATGA
- a CDS encoding ABC transporter ATP-binding protein, whose protein sequence is MLTALRKIYDFAGNWQGVLKKSVAFSLLHSIFDMFQIAALFLILIGLTEGMTLQIIVFTLLLLIIGILGKIYCSYISDFSQTKVGYYMCAEKRIHVGDRMKYMPMGYFNDHSLGKLTSAVTTTIGDVENNAPSVLITVVHGFVHVVVITIVMFFFDWRIGSLCCLGILLFLVCNSMMQKKSQKISLERQRAQEDLVGATLEYIQGMNIVKSFNLGGNSNQKMKQAIEESRVRNTKLETVFIPYGAAQQFVLRLISVSIMFCSILFYLQGSMTLVYCLLMCVASFLIFSELEKAGGKSFALRLIESSIDKINEIDETPIMDLSGQNITPPNMDIELKDVSFSYGEHQIFRCINLSVPSRTTLAIVGPSGSGKTTLCSLIARFWDVQSGSITLGGTDIRDYTLDKLLSNFSIVFQNVYLFADTIENNIRFGKPDASHDEVVRVAKKACCHDFIMALPKGYDTVIGESGATLSGGEKQRISIARAILKDAPIVILDEATSSVDPENESDLQAAIESLTESKTVITIAHRLKTVKNADQIVVIADGKITQRGTHEQLKMQSGIYADFINIRHKTTGWKLVQ, encoded by the coding sequence ATGCTTACCGCATTGAGAAAAATATATGACTTTGCAGGAAATTGGCAGGGAGTATTAAAGAAATCTGTTGCTTTCAGTCTGTTGCACTCCATTTTTGATATGTTTCAGATTGCTGCGCTTTTTTTGATTTTAATTGGTTTAACGGAAGGAATGACATTGCAAATAATAGTATTTACGTTATTACTTCTGATTATCGGCATATTGGGGAAAATTTATTGCAGTTATATTTCTGATTTTTCGCAAACGAAGGTTGGTTATTATATGTGTGCGGAAAAGCGGATTCATGTGGGTGATCGCATGAAATATATGCCGATGGGGTATTTTAACGATCATAGTCTTGGAAAGCTGACTTCGGCTGTTACTACAACAATTGGAGATGTGGAAAATAACGCACCGTCTGTTTTAATTACAGTTGTTCACGGATTTGTTCATGTAGTTGTTATTACTATCGTGATGTTTTTCTTTGACTGGCGCATAGGTTCTTTATGTTGCTTGGGAATTCTTCTATTTTTAGTATGCAATTCAATGATGCAGAAAAAATCACAGAAAATATCGCTGGAAAGGCAACGTGCACAGGAAGATTTGGTTGGTGCTACATTAGAGTACATACAAGGAATGAATATTGTAAAATCATTTAATCTTGGTGGTAACTCCAATCAAAAAATGAAACAGGCCATAGAAGAAAGCAGGGTTCGTAATACAAAACTGGAAACTGTTTTTATTCCTTATGGTGCTGCACAACAGTTTGTGTTAAGATTAATAAGTGTATCTATTATGTTCTGTTCTATTTTGTTTTATTTGCAAGGCAGTATGACACTTGTGTATTGCCTATTGATGTGTGTGGCTTCATTTTTGATTTTTAGTGAATTAGAAAAAGCGGGCGGTAAATCATTTGCGCTTCGTCTCATTGAAAGCTCGATTGATAAAATAAATGAGATTGATGAAACGCCGATTATGGATTTGTCGGGACAAAATATAACGCCTCCAAATATGGATATTGAATTAAAGGATGTTAGCTTCTCATATGGTGAACATCAAATTTTCCGATGTATTAATCTTTCCGTTCCAAGCAGAACAACGCTAGCAATAGTCGGACCATCAGGAAGTGGAAAAACAACATTGTGTAGTTTAATTGCACGATTTTGGGATGTACAGTCTGGAAGTATTACTTTAGGCGGTACGGATATACGAGATTATACGTTAGATAAATTGCTTTCTAATTTCAGCATTGTCTTTCAGAATGTTTATTTATTTGCTGATACGATTGAAAATAATATCCGTTTTGGAAAGCCGGATGCCAGTCACGATGAGGTTGTCCGGGTTGCTAAGAAAGCTTGTTGCCATGATTTTATCATGGCACTGCCCAAAGGTTATGATACTGTGATTGGTGAAAGTGGTGCAACTCTTTCTGGTGGTGAAAAACAGCGTATTTCCATTGCCAGAGCGATTTTGAAAGACGCACCTATCGTTATTTTGGATGAGGCAACTTCCAGTGTTGATCCTGAAAATGAATCCGATTTACAGGCAGCCATTGAAAGTTTGACAGAAAGTAAAACGGTTATTACGATTGCCCATCGCTTGAAAACAGTCAAAAATGCGGATCAGATTGTAGTAATTGCAGATGGAAAAATTACACAGCGTGGAACGCACGAACAATTGAAAATGCAATCTGGTATTTATGCGGATTTTATCAATATTCGTCATAAAACAACGGGCTGGAAATTGGTTCAGTAA